One region of Diabrotica undecimpunctata isolate CICGRU chromosome 6, icDiaUnde3, whole genome shotgun sequence genomic DNA includes:
- the LOC140443096 gene encoding hydroxyacyl-coenzyme A dehydrogenase, mitochondrial-like, with amino-acid sequence MKNAIKTITIFGGGKIGSGLVQIAAQNAKKVVLVETNQEQLRKSAELIITNLGKSARELYKEEYEAKQYIEQIMGFVTGTTNPTKAVIDADLVVEAIPEKLDKKQELFRHIDKAAPTKTIFASTTNSFSIGSFAENSTRIQRFVGLHFFYPVPETKLVEIVKVSVTSKETLDSVTAWCKDVGKTPVICNDSSGFIVNRLLLSYITEAIRMTERDDATPQDIDIAMKLATGNIAYFQNL; translated from the exons ATGAAAAATGCAATAAAAACTATCACTATTTTCGGAGGAGGTAAAATTGGTTCGGGTTTAGTGCAAATAGCAGCACAAAATGCAAAAAAAGTGGTATTGGTAGAAACAAACCAAGAACAACTTAGGAAATCAGCAGAGCTAATAATTACTAATTTAGGGAAATCTGCTCGTGAATTATACAAAGAGGAATACGAAGCGAAACAGTATATTGAACAAATTATGGGATTTGTTACAG GTACAACGAATCCTACAAAAGCAGTGATTGACGCTGATCTAGTGGTAGAGGCCATTCCAGagaaactggataaaaaacaaGAACTCTTCCGGCACATAGACAAAGCAGCTCCGACGAAAACTATCTTTGCAAGCACCACAAATTCATTTTCCATTGGTTCGTTTGCTGAAAATTCCACTAGAATTCAGCGATTCGTCGGTCTGCATTTTTTCTATCCAGTTCCGGAGACCAAGTTGGTAGAAATCGTAAAGGTTTCAGTAACAAGTAAAGAAACGTTAGATTCGGTAACAGCTTGGTGTAAAGATGTTG GTAAGACTCCCGTAATATGCAACGACTCCTCTGGTTTCATCGTCAACAgacttttactttcatatataacCGAAGCAATAAGAATGACAGAGAGAGATGATGCGACTCCACAAGACATAGATATAGCCATGAAATTAGCAACAGGTAACATTGCTTACTTTCAAAATCTATAG